One Nostoc punctiforme PCC 73102 DNA window includes the following coding sequences:
- a CDS encoding amino acid adenylation domain-containing protein produces MMIEELPLSYAQQRLWFLDQLEPNSAIYNILLALRLEGNLNRAALEQSFQEIIDRHEALRTNFITVDGKPSQIIQTQINWTISVVECEHLPPSEQEIATQQFVQQQAIQPFDLAEGALIRATLIVLSKTEHILLLCMHHIVSDAWSLGVFVQELAALYNAYSQGEPSPLIPLPIQYADFGIWQREWLQGELLQNQISYWQQQLKDAPALLSLPTDRPRPAVQTFAGAIQEFALSVELSNQLTQLSQKQGVTLFMTLLAAFDTLLYRYTGQLDILVGSAIANREHSEIEGLIGFFVNTLVLRTDLSGNPSFSELLSRVRQVALGAYSHQELPFEMLVEALQPERNLSHPPLFQVMFVLQNTPMSGVELAGLTISSLPPQNTIAKFDLTLSMHNSVTGLVGIWEYNTDLFDASTIERMAKHFVTLLSGIVANPEERISQLPLLSHTEQQQLLVEWNNTQADYPVDKCIHQLFEEQSVSTPDAVAVVFENQQLTYHQLNSCANQLAHYLKSLGIKSDTLVGICVERSIEMVVGLLGILKAGGAYVPLDPEYPTERLAFMLEDAEVSILLTQQRLIDRLPEHQAKFICLDEAWEQIAQNNQDNPTSEVKAFHLANLIYTSGSTGKPKGVMVEHKGLCNLAQAQIQTFGLTSDSRVLQFASFSFDASISEILMALGSGARLYLGTKDSLLPGKPLIEQLSDRSITHITLPPSALAVMPGSELPALQTIIVAGEASSSELIRQWSAGRNFFNAYGPTEASVCATIAKCTEDDNKISIGKAIANVQVYILDEYLQPVPIGVPGELHIGGLGLARGYLNRPELTKEKFIPNPFARSREAGEQGSRGAEILLNSQFPVPSPQSPIPNPRLYKTGDLARYLPNGNIEYLGRIDNQVKIRGFRIELGEIEELLNQHSDVQTACVIAREDHPGDTCTERLVPSISTSLDRTGAEVSRSKRLVAYVVGHKQHSPTINQLRSFLSSQLPQYMIPHAFVMLESLPLTPNGKVDRRALRAPDSREGLEISFVAPRTPIEEILTQIWTQALKVDQVGIYDNFFELGGHSLLATQLVSRIRNIFKVELPLREFFARTTVAELARSIEQLQQQDLELVSPPILPRAENAELPLSYAQQRLWFLDQFEPNSAIYNIPMALRLVGTLNQVALEQSLYEIINRHEALRTNFVIVDGKPSQLIQTQTNWTVTVVDLKHLSTLVLSEAVGVRVASPLGEASASAEVTEQEIATQQLAQQQANQPFDLANQALVRATLIVLSETEHVLSVCMHHIVSDAWSMGVFIQELAALYNAYSQGEPSPLTPLSIQYADFAIWQRNWLQGEVLQTQISYWQQQLKAAPALLSLPTDRPRGSVQTFAGGHQEFALSVELSNKLTKLSQEQGVTLFMTLLAAFDTLLYRYTGTEDILVGSPIANRNRNEIEGLIGFFVNTLVLRTDLSGNPSFSELLGRVRLMAIDAYAHQDLPFEMLVEVLQPERDLSHTPLFQVMFALQNVPMSEIELADLTISSLPVESATAKFDLFLSIQNTGTSAEAEASPNGDATRTPTTTLSTSNGLVGVWEYNTDLFDASTIERMTGHFMTLLSGIVANPEERISQLPLLSQTEQQQLLVEWNNTLTDYPRDKSIHQLFEEQVERTPNAVAVEFVDERSEASRRVNQQLTYHQLNCRANQLAHYLKSLGVSADVLVGICVERSLEMVVGLLGILKAGGAYVPLDPNYPQERLAVMLEDAQVSVLLTQHSLLNRLPQHQAHLVFLDTDWQLISQSSQDNLISDVQATNLAYVIYTSGSTGKPKGVALNQLALCNLILWQLQNNTISTGAKTLQFAPISFDVSFQEMFSTWFSGGTLFLITEELRRDTSALLGFLQEKAVERLFVPFVALQQLAEVAVGSELVNSHLREIITAGEQLQITPAISQWLSKLTDCTLHNHYGPSESHVIITFTLNNSVETWPLLPPIGRPIANTQIYILDQYLQPVPVGVAGELHIGGVSLAQGYLNRPELTLEKFISNPFSTDGHSRLYKTGDLARYLPDGNIEYLGRIDNQVKVRGFRIELGEVEAVLSQHGDVEGCCIIAHEDTPGDKRLVAYVVAHQNSTPTISELRQFLKAKLPDYMVPSAFVMLESMPLTPSGKVDRRALPAPDLHSSNSDKYVAPRNQVELELTQIWSRILKVDKVGVKDNFFDLGGHSLLTPYLMAQIKQQFGKNIAIASLYQNPTIEQLATIVPFDSDSKSGSPLVILQPHGSKPPLFCLPGAAGYPFYLYDLARCLGSDQPFYSFQAIAPGEGGELITQVEDVAARYIQELFVVQPQGPYFLAGHSFGGKLAFEMAQQLLRKGYKVALVAILDTTAPFHQKNPSAFDLDNTKWLAELADTIEVVYGKKMDCSVDTLQSMVWEDQLKYVLERLKNADILPPDDEITQLNNMVQLLKANAVVNYVPQEIYPTKITLLRAKENVVKVNESNSEVLSDILQDSHWGWSKFSAEPVNVHFVPGNHVTMMNLPHVQTLAEQLKACIEQAQEVRGDGYKPDFDNQIRPIKFLSNPHPVDIK; encoded by the coding sequence ATGATGATTGAAGAATTACCCCTATCTTATGCTCAACAGCGTTTGTGGTTTTTAGACCAGTTAGAGCCGAACAGTGCTATATACAACATCCTTTTAGCTTTGCGTCTAGAGGGAAATCTCAATCGGGCTGCCTTAGAACAAAGCTTTCAAGAAATTATTGATCGTCATGAAGCATTACGCACTAATTTCATTACGGTTGATGGAAAACCTTCTCAAATTATTCAAACACAAATTAATTGGACAATTTCAGTTGTTGAGTGCGAACATCTGCCACCAAGCGAACAAGAAATCGCTACACAGCAATTCGTTCAACAACAAGCGATTCAGCCTTTTGACTTGGCAGAGGGAGCATTAATCAGAGCGACATTAATTGTGCTATCCAAGACAGAACACATATTGTTACTGTGTATGCACCATATTGTCTCTGATGCCTGGTCATTGGGTGTATTTGTCCAAGAACTAGCAGCACTATACAACGCTTATTCTCAAGGAGAACCGTCACCTTTAATACCACTGCCGATTCAGTACGCAGATTTTGGCATTTGGCAAAGAGAGTGGTTGCAAGGGGAGCTACTGCAAAATCAAATCTCGTACTGGCAACAACAACTAAAAGATGCACCAGCCTTGTTGTCCCTACCCACAGACCGACCAAGACCTGCTGTGCAGACTTTCGCTGGCGCAATTCAAGAGTTTGCACTCTCAGTTGAGTTAAGCAATCAGCTGACACAACTGAGCCAAAAACAAGGGGTGACTTTGTTCATGACACTTTTGGCAGCCTTTGATACCCTACTTTACCGCTACACAGGACAGTTAGACATTTTAGTAGGGTCTGCGATCGCAAACCGCGAACACAGTGAAATTGAAGGGTTAATTGGCTTTTTTGTCAATACTTTAGTCTTGCGTACTGATTTATCAGGCAACCCCAGTTTTAGCGAATTACTTTCTCGCGTTCGGCAAGTAGCTCTAGGAGCATACTCTCATCAAGAGTTGCCATTTGAAATGCTAGTTGAGGCATTACAACCAGAACGGAATCTCAGCCATCCACCACTGTTCCAAGTGATGTTTGTACTCCAGAATACACCCATGTCTGGAGTAGAACTTGCTGGCTTAACTATCAGTTCTTTGCCACCCCAAAACACAATTGCTAAGTTTGATTTAACTTTATCAATGCACAACTCAGTTACTGGGCTAGTGGGGATATGGGAATATAACACTGACTTATTTGATGCCAGCACAATTGAGCGGATGGCAAAGCATTTTGTAACACTGCTCTCTGGAATTGTTGCTAATCCAGAGGAACGGATTTCGCAATTGCCTTTGCTGTCCCACACAGAGCAACAGCAGTTATTAGTTGAATGGAATAATACTCAAGCAGACTATCCTGTTGATAAGTGTATTCATCAGTTGTTTGAGGAGCAATCTGTGAGTACACCCGATGCTGTAGCTGTGGTGTTTGAAAATCAACAACTAACTTACCACCAGTTGAATAGTTGTGCTAACCAGTTGGCGCACTACCTCAAGTCTTTGGGTATAAAATCAGATACGCTGGTGGGTATTTGCGTGGAACGCTCAATAGAAATGGTAGTGGGACTGTTGGGGATTCTCAAGGCAGGCGGAGCTTATGTACCACTTGACCCAGAGTATCCTACTGAGCGTTTGGCTTTCATGTTAGAAGATGCTGAAGTTTCCATACTGTTGACTCAACAGCGACTTATTGACAGACTTCCTGAGCATCAAGCAAAATTTATCTGTTTAGATGAAGCTTGGGAACAAATTGCCCAAAACAATCAAGATAACCCAACAAGTGAAGTCAAAGCTTTTCATCTAGCTAATCTGATTTACACTTCTGGTTCAACAGGTAAACCTAAAGGTGTGATGGTTGAGCATAAGGGATTATGCAACCTAGCTCAAGCTCAGATTCAAACTTTTGGCTTGACTTCGGATAGTCGCGTTCTTCAGTTTGCCTCCTTCAGTTTTGATGCTTCTATCTCAGAAATTTTGATGGCTCTGGGGTCGGGTGCAAGGCTGTATCTGGGAACAAAAGACTCTCTACTGCCTGGGAAGCCATTAATTGAGCAATTAAGCGATCGCAGCATTACCCATATCACCCTACCGCCATCGGCGTTAGCAGTTATGCCTGGGTCGGAACTTCCGGCACTGCAAACAATAATTGTAGCGGGAGAAGCAAGTTCATCTGAATTAATCAGACAATGGTCTGCTGGCAGAAACTTCTTCAATGCCTATGGGCCAACAGAAGCTAGTGTCTGTGCCACAATCGCAAAATGCACTGAAGATGACAATAAAATATCTATTGGTAAGGCGATCGCCAACGTCCAGGTTTATATTTTAGATGAATATCTGCAACCAGTACCGATTGGTGTACCAGGTGAATTGCATATTGGTGGTTTGGGGTTGGCACGAGGCTACCTTAATCGTCCAGAGTTGACAAAAGAAAAATTTATTCCCAATCCCTTCGCTCGAAGCAGGGAAGCAGGGGAGCAGGGGAGCAGAGGAGCAGAAATTCTTCTAAATTCCCAATTCCCAGTCCCCAGTCCCCAATCCCCAATCCCCAATCCCCGACTTTATAAAACCGGAGATTTAGCACGCTATTTACCAAATGGCAACATTGAATACCTGGGACGCATCGACAATCAGGTAAAAATCCGTGGCTTCCGTATCGAGTTGGGAGAAATTGAAGAATTACTGAACCAACATAGTGATGTGCAGACAGCTTGTGTTATTGCCCGTGAAGATCATCCAGGTGATACTTGTACTGAGCGACTCGTGCCGAGCATCTCGACTTCGCTCGATCGAACCGGAGCCGAGGTAAGTCGAAGTAAACGCTTAGTTGCCTACGTGGTAGGACATAAACAACATTCACCTACAATTAACCAGTTAAGATCCTTCCTCTCTAGCCAACTGCCACAATACATGATACCTCATGCTTTTGTGATGCTAGAGTCTTTACCTCTGACTCCCAACGGCAAGGTAGACCGTCGCGCATTGAGAGCGCCAGACTCTCGTGAGGGACTGGAAATAAGTTTTGTCGCCCCGCGCACTCCGATTGAAGAAATCCTGACGCAAATTTGGACACAAGCCCTGAAAGTAGACCAAGTAGGCATATATGATAACTTCTTTGAACTTGGGGGACACTCACTACTAGCAACGCAATTAGTTTCACGTATCCGCAACATTTTCAAAGTGGAACTACCATTGCGTGAGTTCTTTGCCAGAACAACAGTTGCCGAATTAGCGCGTTCGATTGAGCAATTGCAGCAACAAGACTTAGAATTGGTTTCCCCACCCATCTTACCAAGGGCAGAGAATGCAGAATTACCACTGTCTTATGCTCAACAGCGTCTTTGGTTTTTAGACCAGTTCGAGCCAAACAGTGCCATATACAACATTCCTATGGCTTTGCGTCTAGTCGGAACACTTAATCAAGTTGCCTTAGAACAAAGCTTGTATGAAATCATTAATCGCCACGAAGCCTTACGCACCAACTTTGTGATAGTTGATGGAAAACCTTCTCAACTTATTCAAACACAAACGAATTGGACAGTAACAGTAGTTGACTTGAAGCATTTATCAACACTTGTACTGAGCGAAGCCGTTGGCGTTCGCGTAGCGTCTCCGTTAGGAGAAGCCTCTGCCTCAGCAGAAGTAACTGAACAAGAAATTGCTACACAGCAATTAGCGCAACAACAAGCTAATCAACCGTTTGACTTAGCAAACCAAGCATTAGTTAGGGCAACATTAATTGTGCTGTCCGAGACAGAACACGTTTTGAGTGTATGTATGCACCATATTGTCTCTGATGCTTGGTCAATGGGTGTGTTTATCCAAGAACTAGCAGCACTGTACAACGCTTACTCTCAAGGTGAGCCGTCACCTTTAACACCACTGTCGATTCAGTACGCAGATTTTGCCATTTGGCAAAGAAATTGGTTGCAAGGAGAGGTACTGCAAACTCAAATCTCGTACTGGCAACAGCAACTAAAAGCTGCACCAGCCTTGTTGTCCCTACCAACAGATAGACCCAGAGGATCTGTGCAGACTTTCGCTGGTGGACATCAAGAGTTTGCACTCTCAGTTGAGTTAAGCAATAAGCTGACAAAACTGAGCCAGGAGCAAGGGGTTACTTTATTCATGACGTTGTTGGCAGCGTTTGATACGCTACTTTACCGCTACACAGGTACGGAAGATATTTTGGTGGGTTCGCCAATTGCAAACCGTAATCGTAATGAAATTGAAGGGTTAATTGGCTTTTTTGTCAATACTTTAGTGTTACGTACTGACTTATCAGGCAACCCCAGCTTTAGCGAATTACTTGGTCGCGTTCGATTAATGGCAATAGATGCTTATGCTCATCAGGACTTACCTTTTGAAATGCTAGTAGAAGTATTGCAGCCAGAACGGGATCTCAGTCATACACCACTTTTTCAAGTCATGTTTGCCCTCCAGAATGTGCCTATGTCTGAGATAGAGCTTGCTGACTTAACTATCAGTTCTTTGCCAGTAGAAAGCGCAACTGCCAAGTTTGATTTGTTTTTATCAATACAGAACACTGGTACTTCTGCTGAGGCAGAGGCTTCTCCTAACGGAGACGCTACGCGAACGCCAACGACTACGCTCAGTACAAGTAATGGACTGGTGGGTGTATGGGAATATAACACTGACTTATTTGATGCCAGCACAATTGAACGGATGACTGGACATTTTATGACATTGCTCTCTGGAATTGTTGCTAACCCAGAGGAGCGGATTTCGCAATTGCCTTTGCTGTCACAGACAGAGCAACAGCAGTTATTAGTTGAATGGAACAATACTCTGACGGATTATCCCCGTGATAAATCTATCCATCAGTTGTTTGAGGAACAAGTAGAGCGTACACCCAATGCAGTGGCGGTGGAGTTTGTAGACGAGCGCAGCGAGGCTTCTCGGAGAGTAAATCAACAACTGACTTACCACCAATTAAACTGCCGTGCTAACCAGTTGGCGCACTACCTGAAGTCTTTGGGAGTATCCGCAGATGTGCTGGTAGGCATTTGTGTAGAGCGATCGCTAGAGATGGTAGTAGGACTACTTGGCATTCTCAAAGCTGGTGGGGCTTATGTGCCACTCGATCCAAACTACCCTCAAGAGCGTTTGGCTGTCATGTTAGAAGATGCTCAAGTTTCAGTGTTGTTAACCCAACATTCACTCCTCAACAGATTACCTCAGCATCAAGCTCACCTTGTCTTTTTGGATACTGACTGGCAACTGATTTCTCAGTCTAGTCAGGATAATCTCATCTCTGATGTGCAAGCAACTAATTTGGCTTATGTAATTTATACCTCTGGTTCTACAGGTAAGCCTAAAGGTGTAGCCTTGAATCAGCTTGCTCTTTGCAATTTGATTCTGTGGCAACTGCAAAATAATACAATTTCCACTGGAGCAAAAACGCTGCAATTTGCTCCTATTAGCTTTGATGTCTCCTTCCAAGAAATGTTTTCTACCTGGTTTTCGGGAGGCACATTGTTCTTAATTACGGAGGAATTGCGCCGAGATACCTCAGCTTTGTTAGGTTTTCTCCAAGAAAAAGCTGTTGAGAGACTGTTTGTTCCCTTTGTTGCCTTACAGCAACTAGCTGAAGTCGCTGTTGGTAGTGAATTAGTTAATAGTCATCTGCGGGAAATCATTACTGCTGGGGAACAGTTGCAAATTACTCCCGCGATTTCTCAATGGTTAAGCAAACTAACCGATTGTACTTTGCACAATCATTACGGGCCATCGGAAAGCCATGTAATTATCACTTTTACTCTGAATAACTCAGTAGAGACTTGGCCGCTACTGCCTCCTATTGGCCGTCCCATTGCTAACACGCAAATTTACATCCTGGATCAGTACCTACAGCCTGTACCCGTCGGTGTAGCAGGAGAATTGCACATTGGTGGTGTCTCTTTGGCGCAAGGCTACCTCAACCGACCAGAGTTAACACTTGAGAAATTCATCTCCAACCCCTTTAGCACTGACGGGCATTCACGCCTCTACAAAACAGGGGATTTAGCCCGCTATTTACCAGATGGCAACATTGAATACCTGGGACGTATTGACAATCAGGTTAAGGTGCGAGGCTTCCGCATTGAATTGGGAGAAGTTGAAGCAGTACTGAGCCAGCATGGAGATGTGGAGGGATGTTGTATCATTGCCCACGAAGATACGCCAGGTGATAAAAGGCTAGTTGCCTACGTGGTAGCACATCAGAACTCTACACCCACAATCAGCGAACTACGGCAATTCCTGAAAGCAAAGCTACCAGACTACATGGTGCCAAGCGCTTTTGTAATGTTGGAGTCAATGCCACTAACTCCTAGCGGCAAAGTAGACCGCCGTGCATTGCCTGCACCGGATTTACACAGCAGTAATTCAGACAAATATGTAGCTCCACGCAACCAAGTAGAACTGGAACTAACGCAAATCTGGTCAAGAATTTTGAAAGTTGACAAAGTGGGAGTAAAAGATAATTTCTTTGACCTCGGTGGTCACTCTCTTTTAACTCCTTACTTAATGGCTCAAATTAAACAGCAGTTTGGTAAAAATATTGCGATCGCCAGCCTTTACCAAAATCCAACTATTGAACAATTGGCAACTATTGTACCATTCGATTCAGATTCTAAGAGTGGATCTCCCTTGGTAATACTTCAGCCGCACGGTTCTAAGCCACCTTTGTTTTGTCTTCCAGGGGCTGCGGGCTATCCCTTTTACTTGTATGATTTAGCCCGTTGTCTGGGTTCAGACCAACCATTTTACAGTTTCCAAGCAATTGCTCCTGGTGAAGGAGGAGAACTAATTACCCAAGTTGAGGATGTAGCCGCCCGTTATATTCAAGAACTCTTTGTTGTTCAACCACAGGGGCCGTATTTTTTAGCAGGGCATTCTTTTGGCGGTAAATTAGCCTTTGAAATGGCGCAGCAGTTACTTCGTAAAGGTTATAAGGTTGCTTTAGTTGCCATTCTTGATACTACAGCACCATTTCATCAGAAAAATCCATCAGCTTTTGATTTGGATAACACTAAATGGTTGGCTGAATTAGCAGACACAATCGAAGTTGTTTACGGGAAAAAGATGGATTGTTCTGTTGATACTCTTCAATCTATGGTTTGGGAAGATCAGCTGAAATACGTTCTAGAAAGGTTAAAAAATGCTGACATCTTACCTCCTGACGATGAAATTACGCAGCTTAATAATATGGTGCAACTGCTCAAAGCTAACGCTGTAGTGAATTATGTACCACAAGAGATTTATCCAACCAAAATTACTCTCTTACGCGCCAAGGAGAATGTCGTCAAGGTTAATGAATCTAATAGTGAAGTACTTTCTGATATTTTGCAGGATTCGCACTGGGGATGGAGCAAATTTTCTGCCGAACCAGTGAATGTCCATTTTGTCCCAGGTAATCATGTAACGATGATGAATCTGCCCCATGTTCAGACCTTAGCGGAACAGTTGAAAGCTTGCATTGAGCAAGCACAAGAAGTTAGAGGCGATGGATATAAACCTGATTTTGATAATCAGATTCGGCCTATTAAGTTTTTATCTAATCCACATCCTGTAGATATTAAGTGA
- a CDS encoding zinc-binding dehydrogenase, with amino-acid sequence MPLAAVMTAPNQPVEVQQLPEPILEKGGIIIETLYSEVCGTDVHLLHGRLEGVPYPIIPGHFSVGRVVETGGAVSDVNGKLIQPGAIATFLDVHETCYNCWYCLVAKASTRCPKRKVYGVTYSAKDGLLGGWSELIYLKPGVKVLTLPEEVSPKQFIAGGCALPTALHAIDRAQIQIGDVVVVQGCGPVGLSAAILALLSGAGKVIVIDKFESRLVVAKSFGVDETLAIRADDPRQHIERVLELTNGHGADVTIEATGIPIAVKEGLNMTRNGGRYVIVGHYTNTGEILINPHLEINLKHIDIRGTWGIDFSHFYRMIELLKRHSDSSKNIAWSSIISRSYTLKEINQALVDVEQGSVLKAVIQPNLS; translated from the coding sequence ATGCCCTTAGCCGCTGTGATGACTGCACCTAATCAACCAGTTGAAGTGCAACAATTACCAGAGCCGATTCTGGAAAAGGGTGGAATCATTATTGAAACCTTATATTCTGAGGTTTGTGGAACTGATGTACATTTATTACATGGGCGTTTAGAGGGAGTACCATATCCTATCATCCCTGGACACTTCTCAGTTGGTCGTGTGGTGGAAACAGGTGGAGCAGTTAGTGATGTCAATGGTAAATTAATTCAGCCTGGAGCGATCGCTACTTTTTTAGATGTCCACGAAACCTGTTACAACTGCTGGTATTGTCTAGTAGCCAAAGCATCCACTCGCTGTCCAAAACGTAAAGTTTATGGTGTCACCTACTCAGCCAAAGATGGGTTGCTGGGTGGGTGGTCTGAATTAATTTACCTCAAACCAGGGGTTAAAGTTCTCACTTTACCCGAAGAAGTCTCACCAAAGCAATTCATTGCTGGAGGATGTGCTTTACCAACTGCACTACACGCTATTGATCGAGCGCAGATTCAAATTGGTGATGTCGTCGTGGTGCAGGGTTGCGGACCTGTGGGTTTGAGTGCGGCAATTCTAGCTTTGCTCTCAGGTGCGGGCAAAGTAATTGTAATTGATAAATTTGAGAGCCGATTAGTAGTTGCAAAATCTTTCGGTGTAGATGAAACCCTTGCAATTAGGGCTGATGATCCACGACAACATATTGAGCGAGTTTTGGAATTAACCAACGGACACGGCGCTGATGTCACTATTGAAGCTACAGGCATTCCTATTGCTGTCAAAGAGGGCTTAAATATGACCAGAAATGGAGGTCGCTATGTTATTGTCGGGCATTACACAAACACGGGTGAGATTCTCATCAATCCACACTTAGAGATTAATCTAAAGCATATTGATATTCGCGGAACTTGGGGAATTGATTTCAGCCATTTTTATAGAATGATTGAATTACTAAAACGTCATAGCGATTCCAGTAAAAATATTGCTTGGTCAAGCATAATTAGTCGTTCATATACACTAAAAGAAATTAATCAAGCACTCGTAGATGTAGAGCAAGGCTCTGTATTAAAAGCTGTGATTCAACCTAATCTGTCTTGA
- the proC gene encoding pyrroline-5-carboxylate reductase encodes MLEDLQIAFIGGGTMGEMIISRLLLTKIVPKADLIIVSDPVSARCLHLEREYGVRTTTSNIEAVLGASIVILAVKPQVLAEVLGMLKDKIPPNALVISIVSGANISSLCQGLNHPAVVRTMPNIAVQVGHGTTVWSASSSVTEIQRSHTQVILQALGKEFTTQNEHYLDMATALSSAGTGFVFLYIEAMIDAGVQMGLTRTQAQELTLHTIAGSVELMFQTHEHPAVLRNKVTSPGGVTAAGLYELEKGGMRTVISNAVLAALSRNQQLGNIS; translated from the coding sequence ATGCTCGAAGATTTACAAATTGCCTTTATCGGCGGTGGCACGATGGGCGAAATGATAATTAGTAGATTGTTATTAACGAAAATTGTTCCAAAAGCCGATCTAATTATAGTCAGCGATCCAGTTTCTGCGCGATGCCTTCATTTAGAAAGGGAATATGGAGTACGTACTACAACCTCCAATATAGAAGCGGTTCTTGGCGCATCTATTGTGATATTAGCGGTGAAGCCGCAGGTTTTAGCAGAGGTTCTAGGTATGCTTAAGGATAAAATTCCACCTAATGCTTTAGTAATTAGTATTGTGAGTGGAGCGAATATTTCATCTCTGTGCCAAGGGTTGAATCATCCTGCTGTTGTCCGTACAATGCCCAATATTGCAGTACAAGTTGGTCATGGGACTACAGTGTGGAGTGCATCATCAAGTGTGACAGAGATACAGCGATCGCATACCCAAGTCATTTTACAAGCATTAGGTAAGGAATTTACTACCCAAAATGAACATTACCTTGATATGGCAACGGCGTTGAGTAGCGCGGGGACTGGATTTGTGTTTCTCTACATCGAAGCGATGATTGATGCTGGCGTTCAGATGGGTTTAACTCGGACACAAGCCCAAGAACTAACATTGCATACGATTGCTGGTAGTGTAGAACTGATGTTTCAGACTCATGAACATCCAGCAGTTTTACGAAACAAGGTAACAAGCCCAGGGGGAGTCACTGCTGCTGGTCTTTACGAGTTAGAAAAAGGTGGTATGAGAACTGTTATTTCTAATGCAGTACTTGCCGCTTTGAGCCGCAATCAACAATTAGGTAATATCAGTTAA